The proteins below are encoded in one region of Gammaproteobacteria bacterium:
- a CDS encoding putative pit accessory protein (Evidence 3 : Putative function from multiple computational evidences) gives MLHRLFQFLMPREEAFTPLFVDFSMAVVEATQCLHDLLIRGEPVDLVPLEAAETRADQCAERIYRLLNRSFITPFRRSEIRTLVSVMDSVADYAEDVAKRAAIYRIETFTEEMAAMAHCANLCAKTLHQIMPLTQAVSTHAQTINVLCQKVHEIENEADNYYLKGLDRLFDPVTCPVEPALAAHMERLYDLIEEVVDACDDVAKVIGDIVAENS, from the coding sequence ATGTTGCATCGTCTTTTTCAGTTTTTAATGCCCCGCGAGGAGGCATTCACACCGCTATTTGTTGATTTTTCTATGGCAGTCGTGGAGGCTACCCAATGTCTCCACGACTTGCTTATCAGGGGTGAGCCAGTCGATTTGGTACCGTTGGAGGCCGCTGAAACCCGGGCAGATCAGTGTGCCGAGCGGATTTATCGGCTCCTTAATCGTTCATTCATCACACCTTTTCGGCGTAGCGAGATTCGTACCCTGGTCAGTGTCATGGACAGCGTAGCGGATTATGCTGAGGACGTAGCTAAACGCGCTGCGATTTATCGTATTGAGACCTTTACCGAAGAGATGGCGGCCATGGCGCACTGCGCCAACCTGTGCGCTAAGACTCTCCATCAGATCATGCCCCTGACTCAGGCTGTCTCCACTCATGCCCAAACCATTAACGTTCTCTGTCAAAAGGTTCATGAGATTGAGAATGAAGCGGATAATTATTACCTGAAGGGGCTGGATCGTCTTTTCGATCCCGTTACCTGTCCGGTGGAACCGGCCCTGGCGGCGCACATGGAAAGACTTTACGATCTTATTGAGGAGGTCGTTGACGCCTGTGACGATGTTGCTAAAGTAATCGGCGACATTGTTGCCGAGAATAGCTGA
- a CDS encoding hypothetical protein (Evidence 5 : Unknown function), translated as MYDCYATVKSWVACSHLMRAQTLAVEFMTIILGPVPYNRVMSPITQE; from the coding sequence GTGTATGACTGCTATGCTACTGTTAAAAGTTGGGTGGCTTGTAGTCATCTAATGAGGGCGCAAACTTTAGCCGTGGAATTCATGACGATAATCTTGGGTCCAGTGCCTTATAATCGTGTCATGAGTCCCATCACTCAGGAGTAG